A single window of Jiangella alkaliphila DNA harbors:
- a CDS encoding dihydrodipicolinate synthase family protein: protein MTLLTAVFTPFRPDGGLDLDVVGDQADALAAWGTRGVYVGGTAGEGASMTTAERMALLERWCEVAAGRFDVIAHIGHTSLAEARDLAAHARDAGVQAISAVPPYFHRPPDAAAVADFFARVTQAAPDVPFIYYHIPGVTGVTVPASEVLTAARDRIPTFAGIKFAHDDLADLQRCLELADDRYELYVGSARLLLATMGIGARAAIGSAYNFAAPVFLRMIEHVERGELREARACQFLAQSAIDTAVAFGGELAGFKAAANLVGPDCGPCRPPLRSPGPAQVAELRDRLDALGLLAVAPSR, encoded by the coding sequence ATGACCCTGCTGACGGCCGTGTTCACCCCGTTCCGCCCGGACGGCGGCCTGGACCTGGACGTCGTCGGCGACCAGGCCGACGCCCTCGCGGCCTGGGGTACGCGTGGCGTGTACGTGGGCGGCACGGCCGGCGAGGGTGCGTCGATGACGACGGCCGAGCGGATGGCCCTGCTGGAGCGCTGGTGCGAGGTGGCGGCCGGCCGGTTCGACGTCATCGCGCACATCGGGCACACCAGCCTGGCCGAGGCGCGTGACCTGGCCGCGCACGCCCGCGACGCCGGGGTTCAGGCGATCTCGGCCGTGCCGCCGTACTTCCACCGGCCGCCTGACGCGGCGGCGGTGGCGGACTTCTTCGCGCGGGTCACTCAGGCCGCCCCGGACGTCCCGTTCATCTATTACCACATCCCCGGAGTCACCGGTGTGACCGTGCCGGCCAGCGAGGTGCTGACGGCCGCACGGGACCGCATCCCCACCTTCGCCGGCATCAAGTTCGCCCACGACGACCTCGCCGACCTGCAGCGATGTCTGGAGCTGGCGGACGACCGCTACGAGCTGTACGTCGGCAGCGCCCGGCTGCTGCTGGCGACGATGGGCATCGGCGCGCGCGCCGCCATCGGCTCGGCCTACAACTTCGCCGCGCCCGTCTTCCTGCGCATGATCGAGCACGTCGAGCGCGGTGAGCTGCGCGAGGCGCGGGCCTGCCAGTTCCTCGCCCAGTCGGCCATCGATACGGCCGTCGCCTTCGGTGGCGAGCTGGCCGGGTTCAAGGCCGCCGCCAACCTCGTCGGGCCGGACTGCGGGCCGTGCCGGCCGCCGCTGAGGTCGCCGGGCCCGGCGCAGGTCGCCGAGCTGCGCGACCGGCTCGACGCGCTCGGGCTGCTCGCCGTCGCGCCGAGCCGATGA
- a CDS encoding sialidase family protein, whose amino-acid sequence MTAATSIALVATVQVAPPSAADPGTSTTSHRTTVFTRGEGGYHTFRIPALVEATDGSLLAFAEGRVNSPRDTGDIDLVLKRSTDGGVTWGSIQVIVGGGGTEKWGNPVPVVDLTTGRIVLNTTRSGGEDVQRDVILHSDDHGVSWSDPVDITSEVRLDHWRSVVGGPGHGIQITQGEHAGRLVLPGRHTYFEPGQDDLHTGGHALISDDGGESWRVGAVDEQGMEELRPNEVSVVELEDGRLYFSARDQGSTPGHRVDTTSSDGGETFDEPYDAVNGVVTSTVHGSLVRLPAMHARPDRVVLSIPNHPTAREKLTLWSSFDSGETWEPSYEVYDGPSAYSEMVLLGDRPGNRVIGVAFEGGERFYPGDQELTYHHDIYFTRVPERLLDVPTPPPAVTPDVAGDHDATISGTPGIVAGRFGRGLSLAGDYAELPLTDELSFGSEPFTAATWFRTDYLGNNQAILYAHDRFGPRWWIQVEPNSGNVIRAQISTDKGSTRTLTALGDFVDNEWHHVALVRDVDGVVLYVDGQVAATGASIGTGSVSAGARTGIRVGARVDGINAQFVGAIDEVWLFDTALTAEQVADLAATNSVQGATPVTHLPMKQIVPR is encoded by the coding sequence ATGACCGCAGCCACCTCGATAGCTTTGGTCGCCACCGTGCAGGTCGCGCCACCATCGGCGGCTGACCCCGGCACCTCCACGACCTCGCACAGGACGACGGTGTTCACGCGGGGTGAGGGCGGCTATCACACGTTCCGCATCCCGGCGCTGGTCGAGGCCACGGACGGCTCGCTGCTCGCCTTCGCCGAAGGCCGGGTCAACAGCCCGCGTGACACCGGCGACATCGACCTGGTGCTCAAGCGATCGACCGACGGCGGCGTCACGTGGGGATCGATCCAGGTTATCGTCGGCGGCGGCGGGACCGAGAAGTGGGGCAATCCGGTACCGGTCGTCGACCTGACCACCGGTCGGATCGTGCTGAACACCACCCGTTCCGGAGGAGAGGACGTGCAACGCGACGTCATTCTGCACAGCGACGATCATGGCGTGTCCTGGTCAGATCCGGTGGACATCACGTCCGAGGTGCGCCTGGACCACTGGCGCAGCGTCGTCGGCGGCCCTGGGCACGGTATCCAGATCACGCAGGGCGAACACGCGGGCCGTCTGGTGCTCCCGGGTCGGCACACCTATTTTGAGCCCGGTCAGGACGACCTGCACACCGGCGGGCACGCCCTCATCAGTGACGATGGTGGTGAGTCGTGGCGGGTCGGGGCGGTCGATGAGCAAGGCATGGAGGAGTTGCGGCCGAACGAGGTCTCGGTCGTGGAGTTGGAGGACGGACGGCTGTACTTCAGCGCCCGTGACCAGGGATCTACGCCCGGGCACCGAGTCGATACCACCAGCAGCGACGGTGGTGAGACATTCGACGAGCCGTACGACGCGGTCAACGGGGTGGTGACCTCGACGGTGCACGGTTCGCTGGTCCGGTTACCAGCCATGCACGCCAGGCCGGATCGGGTCGTGCTGTCCATTCCCAATCACCCGACGGCTCGGGAGAAGCTGACCTTGTGGTCGAGTTTCGACAGCGGTGAGACGTGGGAACCGAGCTACGAGGTCTACGACGGACCGTCGGCCTACTCCGAGATGGTGCTCCTGGGTGATCGGCCTGGCAATCGCGTGATCGGCGTCGCATTCGAGGGCGGTGAGCGGTTTTATCCCGGTGACCAGGAGTTGACGTATCACCACGATATCTACTTCACGCGGGTGCCCGAACGATTGCTGGATGTGCCCACGCCCCCACCGGCGGTGACTCCGGACGTCGCAGGTGATCACGATGCCACGATCAGTGGCACACCGGGCATCGTGGCCGGGAGGTTCGGCCGTGGGTTGTCTCTCGCGGGCGATTACGCGGAGCTGCCCCTGACCGACGAGTTGTCGTTCGGCAGTGAACCGTTCACCGCGGCCACGTGGTTCCGTACCGACTACCTTGGCAACAACCAGGCCATCCTCTATGCCCACGACCGGTTCGGGCCGAGGTGGTGGATCCAGGTCGAGCCCAACAGCGGCAACGTCATCAGGGCCCAGATCTCGACCGACAAGGGATCCACCAGGACTCTGACCGCGCTGGGTGATTTCGTGGACAACGAGTGGCATCACGTCGCCCTGGTGCGTGATGTCGACGGCGTCGTCCTCTACGTCGACGGCCAGGTCGCGGCTACCGGCGCGTCCATCGGCACGGGCTCGGTCTCTGCCGGTGCGCGCACCGGGATCAGGGTCGGCGCCCGCGTCGACGGGATCAACGCCCAGTTCGTCGGCGCCATCGACGAGGTCTGGCTGTTCGACACCGCACTCACCGCCGAGCAGGTCGCCGACCTCGCCGCCACCAACTCCGTCCAAGGCGCCACCCCCGTGACCCACCTCCCGATGAAACAGATCGTTCCACGGTGA
- a CDS encoding sialidase family protein, which produces MSKTTPRRRPLVAALTGAAALAMVAASAGGPASATDDEHVAQATRTTVFTRGEGGYHTFRIPALVEATDGSLLAFTEGKANGPGDWGDMDVVLKRSTDGGATWGPIQVLVDDGPNKWSNTVPVVDQRTGRIVLNTHRFDGDVVGDDIECGRSSVGSYTMYSDDNGATWSEPVDITAQVNPGNWRMISAGPGHGIQITQGEHAGRLVIPGRHSYVEPGQECTELTGAGGHALISDDGGESWRVGAVDEQGMEELRPNEVSVVELEDGRLYFSARDQGSTPGHRVDTTSSDGGETFDESYDAVNGVVTSTVHGSLVRLPAMHARPDRVVLSIPNHPTAREKLTLWSSFDSGETWEPSYEVYDGPSAYSEMVLLGDRPGNRVIGVAFEGGERFYPGDQELTYHHDIYFTRVPERLLDVPTPPPAVTPDVAGDHDATISGTPGIVAGRFGRGLSLAGDYAELPLTDELSFGSEPFTAATWFRTDYLGNNQAILYAHDRFGPRWWIQVEPNSGNVIRAQISTDKGSTRTLTALGDFVDNEWHHVALVRDVDGVVLYVDGQVAATGASIGTGSVSAGARTGIRVGARVDGINAQFVGAIDEVWLFDTALTAEQVADLAATNSVQGATPVTHLPMKQIVRR; this is translated from the coding sequence ATGTCGAAGACGACACCGCGAAGGCGGCCACTGGTCGCCGCCCTCACCGGCGCCGCCGCACTCGCAATGGTTGCCGCCTCAGCCGGTGGGCCGGCCTCGGCGACGGACGATGAGCATGTTGCCCAGGCGACCCGCACCACAGTGTTCACGCGTGGCGAGGGTGGCTACCACACGTTCCGCATCCCGGCGCTGGTCGAGGCCACGGACGGTTCCCTGCTCGCCTTTACTGAGGGCAAGGCGAATGGGCCTGGCGACTGGGGCGACATGGACGTCGTGCTCAAGCGATCGACCGACGGCGGCGCCACCTGGGGGCCGATCCAGGTGCTCGTGGACGACGGTCCGAACAAGTGGAGCAACACGGTGCCGGTCGTTGATCAGCGGACCGGCCGCATCGTGCTCAACACCCACCGCTTCGACGGTGACGTTGTGGGCGACGATATCGAGTGTGGTAGGTCGTCCGTGGGTTCCTACACGATGTATAGCGACGACAACGGCGCGACCTGGTCGGAACCGGTGGACATCACCGCGCAGGTGAACCCGGGCAATTGGCGGATGATCTCCGCCGGGCCTGGCCACGGTATCCAGATCACGCAGGGCGAACACGCGGGCCGGCTGGTGATCCCGGGCCGGCACAGTTATGTGGAGCCGGGCCAGGAGTGCACCGAGCTTACCGGTGCTGGTGGGCATGCGTTGATCAGTGACGATGGTGGTGAGTCGTGGCGGGTCGGGGCGGTCGATGAGCAAGGCATGGAGGAGTTGCGGCCGAACGAGGTCTCGGTCGTGGAGTTGGAGGACGGACGGCTGTACTTCAGCGCCCGTGACCAGGGATCTACGCCCGGGCACCGAGTCGATACCACCAGCAGCGACGGTGGTGAGACATTCGACGAGTCGTACGACGCGGTCAACGGGGTGGTGACCTCGACGGTGCACGGTTCGCTGGTCCGGTTACCAGCCATGCACGCCAGGCCGGATCGGGTCGTGCTGTCCATTCCCAATCACCCGACGGCTCGGGAGAAGCTGACCTTGTGGTCGAGTTTCGACAGCGGTGAGACGTGGGAACCGAGCTACGAGGTCTACGACGGACCGTCGGCCTACTCCGAGATGGTGCTCCTGGGTGATCGGCCTGGCAATCGCGTGATCGGCGTCGCATTCGAGGGCGGTGAGCGGTTTTATCCCGGTGACCAGGAGTTGACGTATCACCACGATATCTACTTCACGCGGGTGCCCGAACGATTGCTGGATGTGCCCACGCCCCCACCGGCGGTGACTCCGGACGTCGCAGGTGATCACGATGCCACGATCAGTGGCACACCGGGCATCGTGGCCGGGAGGTTCGGCCGTGGGTTGTCTCTCGCGGGCGATTACGCGGAGCTGCCCCTGACCGACGAGTTGTCGTTCGGCAGTGAACCGTTCACCGCGGCCACGTGGTTCCGTACCGACTACCTTGGCAACAACCAGGCCATCCTCTATGCCCACGACCGGTTCGGGCCGAGGTGGTGGATCCAGGTCGAGCCCAACAGCGGCAACGTCATCAGGGCCCAGATCTCGACCGACAAGGGATCCACCAGGACTCTGACCGCGCTGGGTGATTTCGTGGACAACGAGTGGCATCACGTCGCCCTGGTGCGTGATGTCGACGGCGTCGTCCTCTACGTCGACGGCCAGGTCGCGGCTACCGGCGCGTCCATCGGCACGGGCTCGGTCTCTGCCGGTGCGCGCACCGGGATCAGGGTCGGCGCCCGCGTCGACGGGATCAACGCCCAGTTCGTCGGCGCCATCGACGAGGTCTGGCTGTTCGACACCGCACTCACCGCCGAGCAGGTCGCCGACCTCGCCGCCACCAACTCCGTCCAAGGCGCCACCCCCGTGACCCACCTCCCGATGAAACAGATCGTTCGACGGTGA
- a CDS encoding FadR/GntR family transcriptional regulator, whose amino-acid sequence MATQQDDDVEPDFRRLDSRVPLHQIVQHEIRNYILKEGLRPGDPLKSESELARLFGVSRNSVREAVKALESTGVLETRRGSGVYIRDFSFAPLLDHLPYGLMQGHRALRELAALRKTLESALITDAMRAMTPESVTAMRETLETMRELAERGEHFAEQDRRFHQLLFRDLDNTMLLRLFDLFWQAFHAAAPPARGRTPMDAYQGHAAILDAILSGDPDQARDAIQDHYVGIEAKLTVDPPPAAPRPTETTDAGGS is encoded by the coding sequence GTGGCGACTCAGCAGGACGACGACGTAGAGCCGGACTTCCGGCGGCTGGACAGCAGAGTCCCGCTGCACCAGATCGTGCAGCACGAGATCAGGAACTACATCCTCAAGGAAGGGCTACGGCCCGGCGATCCGCTCAAGTCTGAGTCCGAACTCGCCCGGCTCTTCGGGGTCAGCCGCAACTCGGTCCGCGAGGCGGTCAAGGCGCTGGAGTCCACCGGTGTCCTCGAGACGCGGCGTGGCAGCGGCGTCTACATCCGCGACTTCTCCTTCGCACCGCTGCTCGACCACCTCCCGTACGGCCTCATGCAGGGTCACCGGGCCCTGCGCGAGCTGGCCGCGTTGCGCAAGACACTCGAGTCCGCCCTCATCACCGACGCCATGCGGGCCATGACGCCGGAGAGCGTCACGGCCATGCGCGAGACGCTCGAGACGATGCGCGAGCTCGCCGAACGCGGCGAGCACTTCGCCGAGCAGGACCGGCGGTTCCACCAGCTGCTGTTCCGCGATCTCGACAACACCATGCTGCTCCGGCTGTTCGACCTGTTCTGGCAGGCCTTCCACGCGGCGGCCCCGCCGGCACGCGGCCGCACCCCGATGGATGCCTACCAGGGCCACGCTGCGATCCTCGACGCGATCCTCAGCGGCGATCCGGACCAGGCGCGCGACGCGATACAGGATCATTACGTCGGCATCGAAGCCAAACTCACCGTAGACCCGCCGCCAGCGGCACCACGGCCCACCGAGACCACGGATGCCGGCGGAAGCTGA
- a CDS encoding SGNH/GDSL hydrolase family protein, giving the protein MTDIDIDPMDHPDLWHGAVSWEPAGRWRQPWRLPPRLQGRAYAPELFEKAKAPAGVRAAMISDARELTLELDIGTEDPSPLDLLVDDELVQRAQVVAGKSQLTFALPGRRAAIELWLPQHGQTRLADVQLRDTTGTTQPAPQAPRRWICYGSSITQCRHASGPSETWPALVARAEEWDLLCLGFGGQCHLDPVVADTIRDQRADLISLCLGINVYGAVTYSARTWRGRVADFIARIREAHSETPIVVMSPIASPAREASTNAAGVTLTDLREGVHEVVADMSVDDSKLHLVDGTSILRLAEADLLADGLHPGPLGYRTMAARIGTVLKANLSSG; this is encoded by the coding sequence ATGACCGACATCGATATCGACCCCATGGACCACCCGGACCTGTGGCACGGCGCGGTGAGCTGGGAGCCCGCCGGCCGCTGGCGGCAGCCGTGGCGACTGCCACCGCGCCTGCAGGGGCGCGCCTACGCTCCTGAGCTGTTCGAGAAGGCGAAGGCGCCGGCCGGCGTCCGTGCGGCGATGATCAGCGACGCCCGCGAGCTCACCCTCGAGCTCGACATCGGAACCGAGGATCCGTCGCCGCTCGATCTGCTCGTCGATGACGAACTCGTGCAGCGAGCGCAAGTGGTGGCCGGGAAGAGCCAGCTCACGTTCGCACTTCCCGGGCGGCGGGCAGCGATCGAGCTGTGGCTCCCGCAGCACGGGCAGACCCGCCTGGCGGACGTACAGCTGAGGGATACGACAGGCACCACACAGCCGGCGCCGCAGGCGCCGCGCCGCTGGATCTGCTACGGAAGCTCGATCACCCAATGCCGCCACGCATCGGGACCGTCCGAGACCTGGCCAGCCCTCGTCGCCCGGGCAGAGGAGTGGGATCTGCTGTGCCTCGGGTTCGGAGGCCAGTGCCACCTCGATCCCGTCGTCGCCGACACCATCCGCGACCAGCGTGCGGACCTGATCTCCTTGTGCCTCGGAATCAACGTCTATGGAGCCGTCACCTACAGCGCCCGCACCTGGCGGGGAAGGGTGGCCGACTTCATCGCCCGCATCCGCGAAGCCCACTCTGAGACGCCGATCGTCGTCATGTCGCCCATCGCCAGCCCCGCGCGCGAGGCATCGACCAACGCGGCCGGAGTCACCTTGACCGACCTGCGAGAGGGCGTCCATGAGGTCGTCGCCGACATGTCCGTCGATGACAGCAAGCTGCACCTCGTCGATGGAACGTCCATCCTCAGGCTTGCGGAGGCGGACCTGCTGGCCGACGGGCTGCATCCCGGCCCGCTCGGCTACCGGACGATGGCCGCCCGGATCGGTACCGTACTGAAAGCGAACCTCTCGTCCGGCTGA
- a CDS encoding ABC transporter permease, whose translation MTSPVVEQRATKPDRGRGGNRPIGRNRSRRRRVRPDLLLVGIGLPGGIALILFQYFPLAFNVIAFQDYQPYLGIGESQWVGFGNFSFLWDGNPQFLNALKNTLILTVIQTVLVFPIPLAFALMLNSLAGERLKRLLQSILYLPHFMSWVIVVALFQQVLGDAGMLNTFLIQNDIDIVRIIGVPDLFTTLLTSQIIWKDAGWGTIIFLAALSQIDQEQYEAAAVDGAGPLRRMWSITLPAIRGLFILLLILRLGNSLSVGFEQIILQQGPVGLEASEVLDTWVYNNGIIGGNWSMASAVGLFKMLVGIVLVIGANKLAHLFGERGVYEK comes from the coding sequence ATGACGTCGCCAGTCGTTGAGCAACGCGCCACCAAGCCCGATCGCGGTCGTGGCGGCAACCGACCCATAGGGCGAAACCGATCGCGGCGACGCCGGGTCCGGCCCGACCTGCTTCTGGTCGGGATCGGGTTGCCGGGCGGGATCGCGTTGATCCTGTTCCAGTACTTCCCGCTGGCCTTCAACGTGATCGCGTTCCAGGACTATCAGCCGTATCTCGGCATCGGCGAGTCGCAGTGGGTCGGGTTCGGAAACTTCTCGTTCCTCTGGGACGGCAACCCGCAGTTCCTGAACGCGCTGAAGAACACCCTCATCCTCACCGTGATCCAGACGGTGTTGGTGTTCCCGATCCCGCTGGCGTTCGCGCTGATGCTGAACTCCCTGGCGGGAGAGCGGCTCAAGCGGCTGTTGCAGTCGATTCTCTATCTGCCGCATTTCATGTCGTGGGTGATCGTGGTCGCGCTGTTCCAGCAGGTTCTGGGCGACGCCGGGATGCTCAACACCTTCCTGATCCAGAACGACATCGACATCGTCCGGATCATCGGTGTGCCCGACCTGTTCACGACCCTGCTCACCAGCCAGATCATCTGGAAGGACGCCGGCTGGGGAACGATCATCTTCCTTGCCGCGCTGTCCCAGATCGACCAGGAGCAGTACGAGGCGGCCGCGGTCGACGGCGCCGGCCCGCTGCGCCGGATGTGGTCGATCACGCTGCCGGCGATCCGCGGGTTGTTCATCCTGCTGTTGATCCTGCGGCTCGGGAACAGCCTGTCGGTCGGCTTCGAGCAGATCATCCTGCAGCAGGGACCGGTCGGCCTCGAGGCCAGTGAGGTGCTCGACACCTGGGTCTACAACAACGGGATCATCGGCGGCAACTGGAGTATGGCGTCGGCCGTCGGCCTGTTCAAGATGCTTGTCGGCATCGTGCTGGTGATCGGCGCGAACAAACTGGCCCACCTCTTCGGCGAGCGGGGGGTCTACGAAAAATGA
- a CDS encoding extracellular solute-binding protein, with protein sequence MSTPAFDRRRFLYGAGSLALLTGAGGLLSACNNSDGAPSGNQADANRSLDLPAYQRFSGAQPDLPGTDIGVDDAYRTYPADRPRSVENVPGDGSTVSGMANIFYAIPPGPDRNAFWAGLNEKLGVDLDLRMVPNADYPTVFQTMIAGSDLPDLVMMRPPANRIPNLPQLLDAQFTDLSAHLSGDAALDYPNLANLPTDAWRSTVYNGGIYGIPIPRGRTHSYHFVRQDLFEKYDIPVDLKGYDEFAEAMKALTDPSERRFALSRIVPTMKLLGRMNGEPNNWRDEAGKLTRSYETEEFKQTVSDMIDLWDSGVIHPDAFSDAQPFKQLFNAGTCAVNPSDGYGGWTQYILDNKANAEFELGLLPVYTRDGSELAPWAYGPGLYSFAAIAQQEDEERLTMLLRMLDWLSAPFGTEEYTFRFYGDEGRDHTLDGDGNPVLTAEGTANTVLPIRYLADSPSPIFVPGRPQDADYQHEFQTRVLPNGIADPTVGLFSNTDATQNATIEKTFTDGVNEIIQGRKPIGDLNSLVSAWRSGGGDQIRAEFEEELQQAG encoded by the coding sequence ATGTCCACACCTGCGTTCGATCGCCGTCGCTTCCTGTACGGCGCCGGCAGCCTGGCGCTGCTGACCGGCGCCGGCGGCCTGCTGTCCGCCTGCAACAACTCGGATGGGGCGCCGAGCGGCAATCAGGCCGATGCGAACCGGAGCCTGGACCTGCCGGCCTACCAGCGCTTCTCCGGCGCCCAGCCGGACCTCCCCGGCACGGACATCGGCGTCGACGACGCGTACCGGACCTACCCGGCGGACCGGCCCAGGTCGGTGGAGAACGTCCCCGGCGACGGCAGCACCGTCTCCGGGATGGCCAACATCTTCTACGCGATTCCGCCGGGCCCGGACCGCAACGCCTTCTGGGCCGGTCTCAACGAGAAGCTCGGGGTGGACCTCGACCTGCGGATGGTGCCGAACGCCGACTATCCGACGGTGTTCCAGACCATGATCGCCGGCAGCGACCTGCCGGACCTCGTCATGATGCGTCCCCCGGCCAACAGGATCCCGAACCTGCCGCAGTTGCTCGACGCCCAGTTCACCGACCTCTCCGCACACCTGTCCGGCGATGCCGCTCTGGACTACCCGAACCTGGCGAACCTTCCCACCGACGCCTGGCGATCGACGGTCTACAACGGCGGCATCTACGGCATCCCCATCCCTCGAGGCCGCACCCACAGCTACCACTTCGTCCGCCAGGACCTGTTCGAGAAGTACGACATCCCCGTCGACCTCAAGGGCTACGACGAGTTCGCCGAGGCGATGAAGGCGCTGACCGACCCCAGCGAGCGCCGATTCGCACTCAGCCGGATCGTTCCGACGATGAAACTCCTCGGCCGGATGAACGGCGAGCCGAACAACTGGCGCGACGAGGCCGGGAAGCTCACCCGCAGCTACGAGACCGAAGAGTTCAAGCAGACCGTCAGCGACATGATCGACCTGTGGGACTCAGGGGTCATCCACCCCGATGCGTTCTCCGACGCACAGCCGTTCAAGCAGCTGTTCAACGCCGGCACGTGTGCCGTGAACCCCTCCGACGGCTACGGCGGCTGGACCCAGTACATCCTCGACAACAAGGCGAACGCGGAGTTCGAGCTCGGCCTCCTGCCGGTCTACACCCGAGACGGTTCTGAACTGGCGCCATGGGCGTACGGCCCCGGGCTCTACTCCTTCGCCGCGATCGCACAGCAGGAGGACGAGGAGCGCCTGACGATGCTCCTCCGGATGCTCGACTGGCTGTCCGCGCCGTTCGGAACCGAGGAGTACACGTTCCGCTTCTACGGCGACGAGGGGCGCGATCACACGCTCGACGGCGACGGCAACCCCGTGCTGACGGCCGAGGGAACGGCGAACACGGTGCTCCCGATCCGCTACCTGGCCGACTCGCCGTCGCCGATCTTCGTGCCCGGTCGCCCGCAGGACGCCGACTACCAGCACGAGTTCCAGACGAGAGTGCTGCCGAACGGTATCGCCGACCCCACCGTGGGCCTGTTCTCGAACACCGACGCCACCCAGAACGCGACGATCGAGAAGACCTTCACCGACGGCGTCAACGAGATCATCCAAGGCCGCAAGCCGATCGGTGACCTGAACTCCCTGGTCAGTGCCTGGCGAAGCGGCGGCGGAGACCAGATCCGCGCTGAGTTCGAGGAGGAGCTGCAACAGGCTGGCTAA
- a CDS encoding carbohydrate ABC transporter permease, with amino-acid sequence MTVTDSAARRGDRAAARARTSAKRPVWMEKPSRLVQGIKFIALLISVVLVIVPFWTVIATSFADQETINANAGGMVMWPTGFTVSSYEALLNGGVVTRALAISVLVTVVGTLLSLAVTACLAFWLSRPGALGAKPMLLLVLGSVLFSPGLIPNYLVVKELGLLDSYWSLILPVMVNGFNVIVMRAFFQNLPQELFESAAIDGASSATVLVKIVLPLSKAVLAVIGLFYAVAYWNAFFNALLYIQSADKWPMALVLRTFVVNQTTIGGDQVGATEALPPQLSLQMAILVLATVPILIVYPFLQKHFAKGVMIGAVKG; translated from the coding sequence ATGACCGTCACCGATTCCGCCGCTCGTCGCGGTGATCGCGCCGCGGCCCGAGCGCGCACATCCGCAAAGCGGCCGGTGTGGATGGAGAAGCCCAGCAGGCTGGTCCAAGGCATCAAGTTCATCGCCCTGCTGATCTCGGTCGTGCTCGTGATCGTCCCGTTCTGGACGGTCATCGCCACCTCGTTCGCGGACCAGGAGACGATCAACGCCAACGCCGGCGGCATGGTGATGTGGCCGACCGGCTTCACCGTGAGTTCCTACGAAGCACTGCTCAACGGAGGAGTGGTCACCCGGGCATTGGCGATCTCGGTGCTGGTCACCGTTGTCGGCACCCTCTTGTCGCTGGCCGTCACCGCGTGCCTCGCGTTCTGGCTGTCCCGGCCAGGGGCCCTGGGCGCCAAACCGATGCTCCTTCTGGTCCTCGGCTCGGTGCTGTTCTCCCCCGGCCTGATCCCCAACTATCTGGTGGTCAAGGAACTCGGGCTCCTGGACAGCTATTGGTCCTTGATCCTGCCGGTCATGGTCAACGGGTTCAACGTGATCGTCATGCGCGCCTTCTTCCAGAACCTGCCACAGGAACTGTTCGAGTCCGCGGCGATCGACGGCGCGTCCTCGGCCACCGTCCTCGTCAAGATCGTGCTGCCGCTGTCCAAGGCGGTACTCGCGGTGATCGGGTTGTTCTACGCCGTGGCGTATTGGAACGCCTTCTTCAACGCATTGCTCTACATCCAGTCGGCGGACAAGTGGCCGATGGCATTGGTCCTTCGCACGTTCGTGGTGAACCAGACCACCATCGGCGGTGACCAGGTCGGTGCCACCGAGGCGCTACCGCCGCAGCTCTCCCTCCAGATGGCGATCCTCGTCCTCGCCACGGTGCCGATCCTGATCGTCTATCCCTTCCTTCAGAAGCACTTCGCCAAGGGCGTCATGATCGGCGCGGTGAAGGGCTGA